The Microaerobacter geothermalis genome contains the following window.
GAGTACAATCGAAAGTACCTGAAATTGCTTTTCCTTCTTTTTATGTTGAAAGTTCTCAATAAATTTTGAATAAAGGTTTGCTTCTCCATCTGTGACAAAAATAATATCCGCTTTTTTAAACCGGCTTTTTTCGATGATCTTCACCGCTTCAAGTAGCGGTTTGTCAAAGTGTGTTCCTCCTCCTAAAAAAGTGGTTGCTAATTCAACTAGATCATCTGTTTTGATTTTCCCTTTTTCATAGATAAGCGTCTTGGTTACCGTAGAAAAAAGAATCAGGGCAAAATCTCTTTTTTGTTTTCTTGCAATCATCATGAGAGCCAAGGCAAACCCTTTGCTTTGCTCATCCAGTCTATTCATTGATCCGGACTGATCCAAGCAAAGGATAATCGGGCCTTTCCCCAACGTTTCTTTTCCTTCAGGCGAATACTGAAGGGTTTGACCTTCCGCAAAACGACGCAGGAAGTCTTGTTTCGTGACGGGATTGCTATAGTATCCCAACTCCATTGGCAACAGTCGTTCGATACTATTGCCTATGGATATTCCGTTCCGCTCAACAGTTTCAACATGTTTTGCCTTTTGTTTCTGCCGGGCAATCGCCTTAAAACGCCCTGCCCATTCGGCGATTTTCTTTAGCTTTTGATGGCTGGAAAGGACATCTGCCAATGCTAATTGGTCCCGAAGTGGAACTTTTCTCAATTCGGCATCTCCGTTTCCAGCTTGAAAACCTCCTAACAGGGACTTCACGTTTTCTTTCGCTTCTCTTGTTTCGTTGGCTGCGGCGGCAATCATTTGTTGGAAAAAACCATTATTTAAACTTCCTTGCAGTGTATGGGCAGCTTGGAAAATCGCCTGATTGGCGTTTTCCTGTGCCTGATCCGCTTCCGCTTGTGCTTTCTCTGCTTTCTTTTTTAACTGGGATGTATTTTTGTCCCCGTTTTGTTCTGCTTCCTCTGTTTGTTGCTTCAGTTGTTCGGCCTTCTGCTGCTTTTGCTCGGCTTCTCTTTGCGCTTCTAAGGCTTGATTTAGTAATTCGTTTAAACGTTCATCCATTTTCTTTTGCCGCTCCATCCACTCCCTGGTTTTCTCGGAAAATTTGATCGCACCAAGGGCTGAAGCAAAATCGTCCAATCGGGTATATTCCCGGAAGTTTTGAAACAAATGATCGTTCATCACTTGCTCCATCACCATCCGGTTTATCTCCAACTTTGGATGAACGTTCTCTTTTAATTCAGGTGACATCTTATAAAGCGATGCCCACATGTCGCCCATCAAAGGGAGAAAGGAAGGCAAAATCTGCCTTCCTGACTCATGAATCTCCTGCATTTTTTCTGACTGGCCGTAAATCTCTCGAAATCTGCGGCGGTCAAAACGGTCGGTATTTAATACGGATTCCATTTGAAAACCTCCTAATATTCATCTGGAAGGAGGATAGTCGTTGCGGACCTGTCCCCTTCCGTGATTATCCAAAACTTGATGTGGTTGGAGCTTAGATAGGCACCCAGGATTCGTCCTCCATTACATACTGCCTCATCGTTCATCTTCCAATCTTCTTTGCAAACAATTCCCCAGTTGCCTTTTACGAAACGAACTAACCCTCTACTGATGTCTTCTTCTGGTATAGCGTTCCGTACCCCACTTGTCACAAATATTTGACCAAGTTTAAACAGCATAAATATTCCTCCCCTGTGAATGCTCCCACCGCCTACGCTAATGCTTAGAGGCGGGGGCTTCTTGCTTCTACGACCGTTGCCTGTACGAATCTTTAGCTGTTCTGCTGCAATCAGATCATGATCACGAACAATACGGAAGGATTGGTCATGCAGGAAATCATTTCGTTTTTGGGCCACTTTTCGATGGGCTTTGGCTACCTTAATGCCAACGGCTTTTTCAATGGAAGAAGAGATATCCGGATATTCCTCTTTCACGGTGATATTGGCTACCCATTGGTCGGCGTTTCGCTTGATGTTGATCTGGGTGACGTTTTTCTGATCAAAGGGTCGATGGATGTTTATTTTCATGAATCCGATTTTGGAAAGGTACACATATCCTTCTTTGGCAAAGGTCTTTTTTACCGCACCGGGTTGAGTGTAGGTAAAGGAAAGGTACCGATCTTTGGACTTGAAATGGGGGTATCCGGCTACACCACGAAAGAAACGCTGAAAGGCATCATCTACCCGTTGCAGGCAATCTTGTAGCACTTGGGAATGAATGTCTTTGTATTCGGGAAATTCCTCTTTCAGTTCGGGTAATTCGCTTTGCTGGTGGGAATAGAATACCGATTTCCCAAACTGCTTATAGGCGATTTCTCGCTGTTCTTTGGCTGCATTATACAAGCGTTGCAAGAGAAGCAGCGTTCGATTCATCTTTTCTTCTTGCTCTCTTGTTGGATACAGCCGAAATTGATAGGTGAACTGCATGGTATCCCTTCTTTCTACGGGATGTTCTTGCCTGTATCGTATCACGGTTTTTCAAGTTTACAAGTCAAGTGTCATTCATCCCACCGCTTATAGAAGCGGGGGAATTCTGACGTGATTTTGTTAAATTCCTAATATTGCTGCCGCAATTTGCTTTCGGGCAGTTTCAATTTTTACCGCTACATCTTCTATTTCTGTTTTTCGTGCCGGATTAGACCCTTTTAACTGCTGAATTTCCCTTGACAACGCCTTTAATTTTTCCGTTGCTTCCAGCCCGGAATCAGTCGTTTGAGAAGCTTTGACATGCTCATAAATGTCCTTTGCTTCGCTAACGATTTCCTCTAGTCTGGCTTTCAATTTATCCATTGAGTGTTGCTTTACGATTTCTTTGACTGTTTCTCTTTGTTCCACTGTTTCCCATAGGGCATTGGCCAACACCGAAAGGTCAGAAATCTTCGCTTCTTGCCTTTTTTCCATCATTGCTTTTGCCTGAAGGAGGCTGAGGCATTGACGGAACCGACGGTCAGAGGGTCTGATTCCTTCATCCTTTAACTGGGTCCTGATTTTAACAATCGTTTCAAACACATCGTCAGGAATGGTGACCATATCGCAGAAAAATTGAAGTTGAGTCAATTCTTCCAAAGTAAGTGTCGGTTTTTTATTAGTGACTCCAGCACCCTTCATCATATTGATGAAATTTGCATTCTCTCCTATATAATCCACTTCAAATCGAAGCAGAAAGCGGTCAAATAAGGCTTCCAATCCTTCTTTTTCCTCCGGCCATTCATTGGAAGCTCCGATCACTGATATAAGCGGAGACTGAACAGGAGTCCCGTTATTGTAAAACAAGCGCTCATTAATCAGTGTTAAGAGGCTATTCAAAATGGCACTATTAGCTTTAAACGTTTCGTCCACGAACGCAAGGTGAGCCTCCGGCATCTTTCCTTTCGTGTTCCGCTTATATACCCCCTGCTCCAATTCTTTCAACGAAACCGGTCCGAACAGTTCCTCCGGGGTACTGAATCGGGAAAGTAGCCATTGAAAGTAATTTATACCTTGTATCAACTTGGCCAATTCAGAAACCAGGTTTGACTTCCCGGTTCCCGGAGGTCCAATCAATAAAACATGCTGACGGGAAATTAGAGCTAACAACAAAGCTTCAATGATCTCTTCCCTTTCAACGAATTGGGACGACAAATACTTTTTAAGCTCGTTCACTTTTCCGAACATAAATACCTCTCTCCTTTTAATGCATATTTTTACTTTCTGCTCTCTGAATTTCAGGAAACATGTTTAAAGGAAACGATTCCTTTTTAGTGACTTTTCCCATTTCATCAAAAACGAGATATTTGACTTTTTTTGTTCGCCTGCTCACATGCCATTCAATTCCACAGTCCGGGCAAACAAACTCCCTTCCTCCAAATGAGAAGGGAGTACCGAAAACTTTGTGTCTCCGATCCTTCGGGCATTCCCTAAGCCGCATTTTTAATTCCTCCTTAAAACGCAAAAAAGCCGAAAGTCCCATGACTGGGTAACTCTCGGCTTTTTAAACGAATCTTGATTTATTTAAGATAACTTACAAATTCTTCCACACTCAACCCTGATTGACGGATAGCACTTCTTAGTGTCCCTCTCTTAATCGGATCATGAAGAGGGATCGTAACATGATACTGATCTTTTTTAAGATGAA
Protein-coding sequences here:
- a CDS encoding RNA-guided endonuclease InsQ/TnpB family protein, translating into MIRYRQEHPVERRDTMQFTYQFRLYPTREQEEKMNRTLLLLQRLYNAAKEQREIAYKQFGKSVFYSHQQSELPELKEEFPEYKDIHSQVLQDCLQRVDDAFQRFFRGVAGYPHFKSKDRYLSFTYTQPGAVKKTFAKEGYVYLSKIGFMKINIHRPFDQKNVTQINIKRNADQWVANITVKEEYPDISSSIEKAVGIKVAKAHRKVAQKRNDFLHDQSFRIVRDHDLIAAEQLKIRTGNGRRSKKPPPLSISVGGGSIHRGGIFMLFKLGQIFVTSGVRNAIPEEDISRGLVRFVKGNWGIVCKEDWKMNDEAVCNGGRILGAYLSSNHIKFWIITEGDRSATTILLPDEY
- a CDS encoding AAA family ATPase translates to MFGKVNELKKYLSSQFVEREEIIEALLLALISRQHVLLIGPPGTGKSNLVSELAKLIQGINYFQWLLSRFSTPEELFGPVSLKELEQGVYKRNTKGKMPEAHLAFVDETFKANSAILNSLLTLINERLFYNNGTPVQSPLISVIGASNEWPEEKEGLEALFDRFLLRFEVDYIGENANFINMMKGAGVTNKKPTLTLEELTQLQFFCDMVTIPDDVFETIVKIRTQLKDEGIRPSDRRFRQCLSLLQAKAMMEKRQEAKISDLSVLANALWETVEQRETVKEIVKQHSMDKLKARLEEIVSEAKDIYEHVKASQTTDSGLEATEKLKALSREIQQLKGSNPARKTEIEDVAVKIETARKQIAAAILGI
- a CDS encoding type II toxin-antitoxin system HicA family toxin, which produces MPPLPIISGKEALKAFQNAGFEVVRQKGSHVHLKKDQYHVTIPLHDPIKRGTLRSAIRQSGLSVEEFVSYLK
- a CDS encoding VWA domain-containing protein; this translates as MESVLNTDRFDRRRFREIYGQSEKMQEIHESGRQILPSFLPLMGDMWASLYKMSPELKENVHPKLEINRMVMEQVMNDHLFQNFREYTRLDDFASALGAIKFSEKTREWMERQKKMDERLNELLNQALEAQREAEQKQQKAEQLKQQTEEAEQNGDKNTSQLKKKAEKAQAEADQAQENANQAIFQAAHTLQGSLNNGFFQQMIAAAANETREAKENVKSLLGGFQAGNGDAELRKVPLRDQLALADVLSSHQKLKKIAEWAGRFKAIARQKQKAKHVETVERNGISIGNSIERLLPMELGYYSNPVTKQDFLRRFAEGQTLQYSPEGKETLGKGPIILCLDQSGSMNRLDEQSKGFALALMMIARKQKRDFALILFSTVTKTLIYEKGKIKTDDLVELATTFLGGGTHFDKPLLEAVKIIEKSRFKKADIIFVTDGEANLYSKFIENFQHKKKEKQFQVLSIVLGDEKTDTVKLFSDEVVKASSFTDNSVTNRAFRI